GGCCGCACACGCCTCTTGAAGATACGTAGTCTAGGTTAGGCTTGTTAGCGTACTCTAGCGGCGTCCTCCCTCCTAGCTGGTCTATAGGCCTATCGGCGGCTCCGTCGATGACTACTAGCACCAGCTTCGCCTTCACTTCCCCTTAACCCTCTCGAATATTGTGTAGTAGCAGCTGCCACAGGCCCACCTATCGCTATGCCTAGCCATCAGCTTCCCGCACCTAGGGCACGGCCGGTTCTTCAGCCTTATCGTCCCCTCCTCGTAGTCAAACTCGTAGAGCCTATACCTAGTCGCCAAGCTAGCCCCGTGAGGCTCTACGCTCCTCGCTATTAAGCCTTAAGGCTTAAGAAAGCGCTAGGTAGCTATCTTGGGGGCCTGGTTGAGGGTCACGCTCAAAGATAGGCTCTACGCTGCGTCCCCTAGAGGCCTTAAGCTTCTAGGAGCCCTCTGCTTCTCATCCGCAGGCTTCTTATTCCTGCTAAACGTGCTCCTGGCTCACTATGGCTACATGGAGGCGCTCCCGCCGCTGGCGCTCATCTCCCCCTTCGCCCTCATGGGCCTAATGTTCGCCGGGATGTGGCTGTTCATGGCGGCCTGGGCCTCCTCCTCCTTTGAGCGCAAGGTAGCTAGGTACGTGTCGAAGGAGGAGCTTGCCCGCATAGAGAGCGAGGTCGAGGCCGAGCTCCACTCCCTCAAGGGGAAGGGTGCGGAGGTCGCGAGGAGGGTGATGGTTAAGCGGAGGGTAGAGGAGCTTTATCGGAAGCGGGTGGAGGAGGAGTTCCTAGAGGCCTTGAAGCGCAGGTTTAAGTTTAAGGCGGGAGAGTCTATTCTATCGGTAGCCAGCGGCCAGTGGTCTGGCTCGACGATCTTCCTCCTCACCCTACCGCTAATCATAATCGCCTCAGTGGTCTTGGGGGGCTGGCTTAGCTGGCTCTTCATAGCGGTCCTCATGCTCATGGCCATATACTTCTCCTCGCTGACTCAGTCTGTGCTCTACGTAGCCACTAATAGGAGGTTGATTAAGCGCACCCTATCCTCCTCCCTCCTCAGGCGGAGTGAGAGGGGCGAGGAGCTTCGGTGGAGCGCTATTAAGCAGGTTAGCGTGAGCCGTGGTAGGAGGAGCTTAAAGATTAGGCTTAAGGGGGAGGGGGAGATACTAGACGTGGACGGGCTTAGGCCCTCGAGCGCAGAGCAGCTCCTAAAAATAGTGGAGGCTCAAGTCGCAGCTGCTAAGAGCGAGAGGGCGCTAAGAAGCTGAGGGCTTCGCTTAGCTTAACTACCTTAGCTCCGTAGAGCCTCTTCATAGCCTCCAGCCCCGCCCTATGAGCCTCCTCGCTGACCCCCTTAACGCAGTCCTCTACGACCACTAGCCTGTAGCCCCTATAGTAAGCATCGGCAGCGGTGTGCTGGACGCAGACCTCAGTCGCTACGCCAGTGAGGATTAGCGTGTCGACACCCAGCTCCCTTAGGAGTAGGTCTAGGCCTGTCTCGTAGAAGCCGCTGTACCTACGCTTCTCGACGACGAAGTCCCCCTTGAGGGGCTCTAGCCCGCTCACCACCTTGGCCCCCCACGTCCCCCTTAGGGCGTGGGGCCCCCAGAGCTCTAGCTGCCTATCCACTTTTTCTAAGTGAGCGTCGCATACGTAGACTATCGGCACCCCCCGTTGCCTAGCTGCTTCTAGGAGCTTCTTAATGTTGGGTACGAGCCCCTCAGCGCCCGGTAGCTTTAGGGAGCCCTCGACGAAGTCGTTCAGCATGTCTATGACTAGCACCGCCGGCTTCATCCACTTCACCTAGGCTCCACCCTAAAGACCCTCTGAGCGACCCCTTCAAGCTTTCTCACCTCCTCACGCCTAAAGCCTACGTAGATGCCCCCTAGCTTCCCTCCCACCCACGTCCTAGTCGACTCCCCCGGCCCTAGGACCTCGTTGAGCAGCGGGCTGGCTACTTCAATGCTCGAGACGCCCCTCTGCGCCGGCTTAAAGCTTATCCTCAGCCCGCCAGCCACCCCCTCAATGGTGAAGAACCCCCCTCCCCTAGGTGGAAGCACTCCGTCTAGCTCAGGGTGCTCTATGTCTAAGTG
The nucleotide sequence above comes from Candidatus Nezhaarchaeota archaeon. Encoded proteins:
- a CDS encoding PH domain-containing protein, which gives rise to MGAWLRVTLKDRLYAASPRGLKLLGALCFSSAGFLFLLNVLLAHYGYMEALPPLALISPFALMGLMFAGMWLFMAAWASSSFERKVARYVSKEELARIESEVEAELHSLKGKGAEVARRVMVKRRVEELYRKRVEEEFLEALKRRFKFKAGESILSVASGQWSGSTIFLLTLPLIIIASVVLGGWLSWLFIAVLMLMAIYFSSLTQSVLYVATNRRLIKRTLSSSLLRRSERGEELRWSAIKQVSVSRGRRSLKIRLKGEGEILDVDGLRPSSAEQLLKIVEAQVAAAKSERALRS
- a CDS encoding 30S ribosomal protein S27ae; its protein translation is MATRYRLYEFDYEEGTIRLKNRPCPRCGKLMARHSDRWACGSCYYTIFERVKGK
- a CDS encoding cysteine hydrolase, giving the protein MKPAVLVIDMLNDFVEGSLKLPGAEGLVPNIKKLLEAARQRGVPIVYVCDAHLEKVDRQLELWGPHALRGTWGAKVVSGLEPLKGDFVVEKRRYSGFYETGLDLLLRELGVDTLILTGVATEVCVQHTAADAYYRGYRLVVVEDCVKGVSEEAHRAGLEAMKRLYGAKVVKLSEALSFLAPSRS